Below is a genomic region from Methanobacterium sp..
TGTATTTTGTATTAAATAAAAATTTCTGATGGCGCTGTAGGTAGTTAATAGGACATATTCTAATTTTAAGGGGATCTATTTCTTCTGTTGTTTTCAAAAATTCTCCAAAATCTTTCAAATTTATCAAATATGTATGTTCGAGTGTTTATTACAGAGTAAGTCTTTAAAAAAGAATAGTCAATATTTTTTACCATAATTCATCTTTCTTTTGGGTTACTTTGATAACATTTGGTATAGATTTGGGTGTAAATCTGGAATAACTACTTAAATTTAGCTCCCCAACAAAAACGTGAATTACATAAACCTAATTTTAAAAATCGGAACAAAAAATAGGTTAAAATAATGCTCATGGATATTGAGATGGTATAAAAAATTATCTCACCATCTTTGAATCTCTCAACAACAAACGAATAAAGCGAGGTCGATACCTAACTTTTCAAAGTATCACTTTAAAGATGCTAGATTTTTTTTAACAATTACACATTTTGATCATGATACATTTTAAGTAGAAATTAACTTTACATCTGAAAAAAATCAAAAGAGGGCTTTTATTATGAATTGTATAGTTATAGGTGCAGGTAACGCAGGACGTCCTGTTGCAAGAATTTTAAACCACATAGGCAATAAGATAATGATCACAGACAGCAAAAATTTGAAAGAATTCCCGGAAAAAGTGCAAGAAACCCTCATAAAAATGGAAAAAGAGGGAGTGGAATTACAGCTTGGTCTGAACACCCCAGATTTCAGTGGTGTAGACTCAGTATATGTTTCACCTGTAATATCCAAGAAAGCCCATGTTATGGGAGAAATAACCCGTAAAATAGAAAACAATGAATTAAAGTTAATTAGTCACGAAGAGGTATCAGATATAATCAACGATCTGATTGATATAGACACTATAGGAATAACAGGGACCGTTGGCAAAACCAGCACCACCCATGCAATTTCTGAAATATTTAAAAACGCAGGGTACAAGGTTTGGATGTGTTCCTCCCGAATGGGTAATCTTTTAAGTGAAACAATAATCGACGGAATAATCAAGGGTCTTCCCCAGGAAAATGATATTGCAGTGCTTGAAATACCCCACGGAACTTTAGGTATAATGTTCAAGGTTCATCTTAATGTGGCTGTGCTTACAAATATTTATATTGACCACCTTGATGAATTTGGGAACTCCATGGAAAAATATGCAGATAGAAAGCGTATGATAAGCTGTTCGAGCGACTTAATGGTTGCTGGTGCACCCTGCAGGAATTATATTGGGGATTTAAAGGATACAGTGTTCTACTGTTTTAATGAACATGAATTTGATTCAGAGAGTGAAAATGTTAAAGGATCCAACTCAGATGATATTTCTAAAAAATCCGAAACTCCTGAACATGAAAATTCCAAATGCCACGTCTCAGGTTACTTTGAAAATGGCACATTAAGATTGAAATATAACCTAAAAGGAGTTCCCCATGTATCAGGCAATGGATCTGGTGAACTCAAAACCCCATTTAAACCCCTCGGATATTACCGTGAAAATTCAATAGGTGCAGCCACAGCTGCACTGTGTTATGGTTTAGATGAAAAATCCATTGAAGATGGTCTAAGCAAGTTCAATGGAGTTCCGGGACGCTTGGAATACGTTGGAAATTATAAAGGAAGAGATGTTTACCTTGATCCATCCCATGTGATTGAAGGATTTATAAAAACCCTCAGTCTTTTTCCAGACCGGAACCTCATTGTATTGGTAGAGAATTTTGACACTGCAAACTCCCGAGACAAGCAGAAACTCGGAGAAGTAGTTGCTAGATATGCAAATGTCATGATTTGTAGTGCATACAATGAAACAATGGACAGATTGGATATGCATGTTATTCAGGAGACTTTTAAAGGAGTTGAAGATCCAAATATACTGAAAATTGGAGTTGATTATCTAAAAACTGCAGGAGAACTTTCAATTAAATATTCAAAACCTGGTGATGTTATAATACATGTGGGTCCTGGTGCCATAACCAGGTATGATAGTACTAAGTTCAAGATGATGTCTGGAATAAAAGAAGGATGTAAAAAGTATGAATAAAACTGTAGAAAACATGAAAAATCAAAAACATAAAATCAGAGGGCGCTTTGTTAAATAAACAAAATGATGAAAAAGATGGGTTAAGCTCTCGAAGATCTGATAAGAGATATTTAATAATAAGAACCCGTAGTGTTTCTCCCAAATAGAGAAACTTGTCTCAATTGTGATAAAAGTTACATGATTTATTTTTTTCTTGTACTTTTTAAGTAAATCCGAAATGTTAAGATGAGCCATAAGATCCATTATTCTTTCTTCAAGGTTTTCAAATAATTCTGGAAGCATTTCTTAAATTTCTTTCGCATTTTTCTTGGTTTTTCGAACAGTTTCAGCATTAAATTTCTTTTCCAACTCTTTAAATCTCTTATCCATTTTAGATTGTGTGGAATTGAGTTGTGATTTTAGTTTTTTTTGTTTATTCATCCTTTTCCATGAGTTCTATTTCATGTTTTTTGCTTCTTTCTCTTAATTCATTTATTTTTTTTAATAATAAGTCATATTCGCGATTCATAAAGCTTTTTTGTTTTGTCTTTGACTTCTCTGCTTCTAATGAAATCTTTAAATGTGAGATCGTTAAGTTTATATGGAGTTTTCAACTTTCATTATTATAATTATAGAATATTATAGTTGTAGAATATAAAGTAACATATACGTGAAATTATGTCTAGAATATCAGATATTGAAACAGCAATACTTGGGCTACTTTATGAAAAACCACAGTATGGTTACCAGCTGGAGAAAACTATAGAGTCATGGGGAATGCGTAACTGGACTCAAATAGGTTTTTCATCCATTTATTACGTCTTAAAAAAGCTGGAGAAGAAGGAACTAGTAACATCCAGACTGGAAAAGGTAGAGGGTAAGCCTTCTCGTAAGGTTTTCACCATAACAGATCTAGGACGAGAAACTATGGAAGAAAAACTTAAGGATCTCCTTTCATGGAATAAAAAGTTGATTTCACCCTTTGATCTGGGTATAGCCTACCTAAATTATCTTGAACCACGGGAAATCATTGAATGCCTTGAAAACTACGTAAAATCCGCAGATGGACGGATTAAATTTTTGGAAAGCTCGGTTAAAATGCAGAAAGAATTAAAAGCCTCTTATCACGTCATTGCCCTTTTCAGCCGGCCGTTAACCATCCTTAAAACTGAAGTTAAATGGGTGGAACAATTCATTGAAGAAATTAAAAAAGAAGAAAATCTTTAAGCCAGGCAAAAATTATTAATTTTCGCGGTCCTTGAACATGAAATGTCCGGGGCACAAAAATCTAAGATTTTGAGGGAAAAAAAATGGAAATAGCAGAAAAAAAACTTGGAAAAAGACAGATTGTATACGTAACATATAAAGGGTCCTATGATGAGGTTCCAGTTCTCATGGGTGAGATTGTAGGATTTATAATGGCAAAAGGGTTGTCTATAATGGGTCCGCCATTTGGGGTATATTTTAACAGTCCTCAGGAAGTGCCAGTTGAGGAACTAATGTATGAAGTTGGAATGCCGTTTGCTGGAGAAGCAGATGAAGAAGGTCGGGTAAAAATCAAAATGATGCCTGAACAACTTGTCCTTTCAACTATTTATAAAGGTCCTTACAGCGGATGTGGAACTGCAATTGGTGCTCTGAATGAATACGCCTACAAGAATGGTTATAAAATTACAGGACCACCTATGGAAACCTATATTTCTGACCCTAATGAAACTCCAGAAAGTGAACTTTTAACTGAGATGTGCTTTCCGGTAATGAAAAAATAAATTGTTCAATTATTTTTTTTATAGGGAGATTTATAAAATGAATAAGAATTTTCTTGTAGCCCCTTGCGGAATGAACTGCAGCGTTTGCGTAGCCTATTTAAGAGAAAAGAATAAATGTCCAGGTTGCAGGCTATTTAACGCAAGTAAACCAGTTACTATCGCTAGATGTAAAATCAAAAACTGTGAAGTTATTCAAAAAGATAAAGCAGAGTTTTGTTTTGATTGTGGTGATTTCCCCTGTAGAAATTTAAATCATCTGGACAAAAGGTACCAAACTAAATACAATATGAGCATGGTTGAAAATTTGGAGTATATTAAAAATTGGGGCGTTGAGAAATTCTTAGAAAATGAAGATGTTAGATGGGCATGTTCTGAGTGTGGCGGCACCATTTGCGTTCATAAAGGTTACTGCTACAGCTGTGGAAAAATATATTGGAGAACAAAGAAAATGACAAAAATAGACTTAAAAAAAGAGAATAAAGAACTTTATAATCCATCAATAAAGGAACCTTCCCTTGTAGATGTTCCAAAAATGAAATTTTTGATGATAGATGGCGAAGGAGATCCAAATACCTCGCAGGAATATAAAGATGCAATGGAAGCACTATTTCCAGTATCTTACAAAGTTAAATTTATTTCTAAAAAAGAGAAATCACGGGATTATGTTGTAATGCCTCTTGAAGGGCTCTGGTGGGTTGACAACATGGATGACTTCAGTATAGAAGATAAAAGCAGCTGGAAATGGACTGCAATGATGAGGCAACCTGATTTTATAAGTAAAAGGATGATAAACGATGCAATTGAAGAAGTGGAAAAAAAGAAGAACCCTGCTGCATTATCTAAAATAAGATTTGAAAGCCTGCATGAGGGATTGTCAGCTCAAATAATGCATATTGGTCCATTTTCTGAAGAAGGTCCAACAGTGGAGAAGCTTCATGCATTCATTGAAGAAGAAGGCTACAAATTTGACGGAAGTAATCACAGTGAGAAACATCATGAGATATACATAAGTGACATGCGCAGAACAAAACCAGAAAGACTTAAAACTATCATAAGGCAACCTGTAAAATAAAAGAAGGGAATTAAATGAATAAAAATTTGAAAATAGTTTTATTTGGGTTTTTGGCATGGTTAATTCCATTTACAGTATCTTTTTTTATTTATCCTCTCAAAGCACCAATGTACTCCATCTTTGAATCCATTATGAGTGTATTAATAGCTGCTGCTGCAATGATATTATCTTATTTGTACTTTAAAGATATCAAAACAAATTTTGTGATGGAAGGTATAATAACAGGTATTGTGTGGTTTATAATCGCGATAGTAATAGATCTATTGATGTTCATGCCTGCAAGTCCTATGCATATGAATTTCACTGATTACATGATGACTGTAGGCGTTAAATACTTAATCATACCTGTTGTAACGATTGGTACGGGATATGTGGCTCAAAATAAGGCATAATGGGAGTTGATATCATGAATAAAAATGCAAAAATAATCAATTATGGACTCTTAGTGTGGTTAATACCTTCTTTAATTACAGTTATTTTAGGTTCTTTTATAGCTGCCATGAATATTTTTGAGATTGTGTCTGCATTGGCCATAGCTGTAACTGTGATAGTGTTTTCTTATTTTTATTTCAGGGGTATAACCAAGAATTTCATTAAAGAAGGTGTTTTAATTGGAATAATCTGGTTGATAATCAATATTGTTCTGGATATAATCTTGATTTTATTGGGAATTTCGCAATTAACATTGACTAACTATGCAATGTATGTTGCACCTTTGTATGTCATTATTCCTGCCATAACCAGTGGGTTAGGATTATACATGAATCAAAGAGTGAATGATGCAAATTAGGGGATTGAATAATGATAATCGATTCGCATGTACATCTGCACCCAACAGAAGAAGTTGGAAAGATGGTAGTAGAACATATTGGATTACCTTATTACAGCTATGGTACTCTGACGATTATGTAAAGGACATAAAAAGTGCAGGCATAGATATGGCTGTAATGGTGAGCTTTGCACCAGATAACCAGCTTAAAAACAATAATTTCTGGACAGTTGCAATAACCCGTCCTGGAAAAAATAAACCTGCCAAATATCCCATGTTAATTCCTTTTATATCGGTAAGCCCCACTATGAAAGGCCGTACAATGATTGAAGAACTTGAACATAAATACAAATGGGGAATGAAAGGTTTAAAATTTCATCCAGTGGCACAGGAATTTGCCCCTGACGATGAAAGAATGTGGCCGGTTTACGAGTGGATGACAAAGCATGATCTGCCTATTACTGCTCATTCTGGCTTCAATGTTGATGGTAAATCTATGTTCGGAGAATCAGAAAGATGGATCCCTGTTTTAGAATAATTCAGCGATCTTAAATTGATTTTAGCACATATGGGTGGCGGATCATGGGATCAAACTGTTGAAATAGCAGATAAATTTCCCCAGGTCATGTTTGACACTGCCATTGCGATTTCATATATAAACAGTCCAACTACGCTGGATGATGACGGAGCTGTAGATTTAATAAGGACTATATGGTCTGAAAGAATATTATTTGGCTCAGATTATCCATGGATAAATCCAAAAAAGGATATTGAAAGAATTAATGGTTTAAATATATCAGACAATGATAAAAAACTTATACTGGGCGAGAATGCAGAAAGATTGTTCAATTTGAAATAAGGTTGTGTAAATATGGTCAACTGGAAATCTTTTTTAAACGCAGATCCTGCAGAATGGCTTTTAGAGGAAAATAATCCTTCAGTTAGATATTTCACTCTTCGGGACATATTTGA
It encodes:
- a CDS encoding Mur ligase family protein, producing MNCIVIGAGNAGRPVARILNHIGNKIMITDSKNLKEFPEKVQETLIKMEKEGVELQLGLNTPDFSGVDSVYVSPVISKKAHVMGEITRKIENNELKLISHEEVSDIINDLIDIDTIGITGTVGKTSTTHAISEIFKNAGYKVWMCSSRMGNLLSETIIDGIIKGLPQENDIAVLEIPHGTLGIMFKVHLNVAVLTNIYIDHLDEFGNSMEKYADRKRMISCSSDLMVAGAPCRNYIGDLKDTVFYCFNEHEFDSESENVKGSNSDDISKKSETPEHENSKCHVSGYFENGTLRLKYNLKGVPHVSGNGSGELKTPFKPLGYYRENSIGAATAALCYGLDEKSIEDGLSKFNGVPGRLEYVGNYKGRDVYLDPSHVIEGFIKTLSLFPDRNLIVLVENFDTANSRDKQKLGEVVARYANVMICSAYNETMDRLDMHVIQETFKGVEDPNILKIGVDYLKTAGELSIKYSKPGDVIIHVGPGAITRYDSTKFKMMSGIKEGCKKYE
- a CDS encoding GyrI-like domain-containing protein, yielding MEIAEKKLGKRQIVYVTYKGSYDEVPVLMGEIVGFIMAKGLSIMGPPFGVYFNSPQEVPVEELMYEVGMPFAGEADEEGRVKIKMMPEQLVLSTIYKGPYSGCGTAIGALNEYAYKNGYKITGPPMETYISDPNETPESELLTEMCFPVMKK
- a CDS encoding GyrI-like domain-containing protein, which produces MNKNFLVAPCGMNCSVCVAYLREKNKCPGCRLFNASKPVTIARCKIKNCEVIQKDKAEFCFDCGDFPCRNLNHLDKRYQTKYNMSMVENLEYIKNWGVEKFLENEDVRWACSECGGTICVHKGYCYSCGKIYWRTKKMTKIDLKKENKELYNPSIKEPSLVDVPKMKFLMIDGEGDPNTSQEYKDAMEALFPVSYKVKFISKKEKSRDYVVMPLEGLWWVDNMDDFSIEDKSSWKWTAMMRQPDFISKRMINDAIEEVEKKKNPAALSKIRFESLHEGLSAQIMHIGPFSEEGPTVEKLHAFIEEEGYKFDGSNHSEKHHEIYISDMRRTKPERLKTIIRQPVK
- a CDS encoding PadR family transcriptional regulator — its product is MSRISDIETAILGLLYEKPQYGYQLEKTIESWGMRNWTQIGFSSIYYVLKKLEKKELVTSRLEKVEGKPSRKVFTITDLGRETMEEKLKDLLSWNKKLISPFDLGIAYLNYLEPREIIECLENYVKSADGRIKFLESSVKMQKELKASYHVIALFSRPLTILKTEVKWVEQFIEEIKKEENL